A stretch of Algiphilus sp. DNA encodes these proteins:
- a CDS encoding 8-amino-7-oxononanoate synthase, which yields MSAAGALDARLRPQIQALRDRDLHRQRRVVDGSHGARIRVDGRDCVNFCANDYLGLAADPRLAEAARASLARDGTGSGAAALISGHNREHRALEEALADFLGAEAALLFSSGWAANLGALRALAGPDTHLCADALNHASLIDGVRLTKAPYARVTHADAAAFDAALGNAPDAAIAVTDGVFSMDGDVAPLPELAGVCARRGATLYVDDAHGFGVCGPDGRGSLAAAGLSHADVPVYVATLGKSLGASGAFVAGSRTLIDYLVQKARTWVFSTAPPPALSAAARAGLAVLRSEPERLAALHANIAHFRAGATERGIRLGPPDGAAGEHAIQPLLLGDAGRTMAASRALFERGYWVAGIRPPTVPAGTSRLRLTLSAAHTREQIEGVLDALHAVLAPQAEPA from the coding sequence GTGAGCGCTGCCGGTGCCCTGGACGCGCGCCTGCGTCCGCAGATCCAGGCGCTGCGCGACAGGGATCTGCACCGGCAGCGCCGCGTCGTCGACGGCAGCCACGGCGCGCGCATCCGGGTCGACGGGCGCGACTGCGTCAACTTCTGCGCCAACGACTATCTCGGTCTGGCCGCCGACCCGCGGCTGGCGGAGGCTGCGCGTGCCTCGCTGGCGCGCGACGGCACCGGCAGCGGTGCGGCCGCGCTCATCTCGGGCCACAATCGCGAGCACCGCGCGCTCGAAGAGGCGCTGGCCGACTTTCTCGGCGCGGAGGCGGCGCTGCTGTTCTCGTCGGGCTGGGCCGCCAATCTCGGTGCCCTGCGCGCGCTGGCGGGGCCCGACACCCATCTCTGCGCCGATGCCCTCAACCATGCCTCGCTGATCGACGGCGTGCGCCTCACCAAGGCGCCGTACGCGCGCGTGACGCACGCCGATGCCGCCGCCTTCGACGCGGCGCTGGGCAATGCGCCCGATGCCGCCATCGCCGTCACCGACGGCGTCTTCTCCATGGACGGCGACGTTGCGCCGCTGCCCGAGCTGGCCGGCGTCTGCGCGCGCCGCGGCGCTACCCTCTACGTCGACGATGCGCACGGCTTCGGCGTGTGCGGTCCGGACGGGCGCGGCAGCCTCGCCGCCGCCGGTCTGTCGCACGCGGACGTGCCGGTCTACGTTGCGACGCTGGGCAAGTCGCTGGGTGCCAGCGGTGCCTTCGTGGCGGGTTCGCGCACCCTGATCGACTATCTGGTGCAGAAGGCGCGCACCTGGGTGTTCTCCACTGCACCGCCGCCGGCATTGTCGGCCGCGGCGCGCGCCGGTCTGGCGGTGCTGCGCAGCGAGCCGGAGCGCCTCGCCGCGCTGCACGCCAACATCGCCCACTTCCGCGCCGGCGCCACCGAGCGCGGCATCCGGCTGGGTCCGCCCGACGGCGCCGCCGGCGAGCACGCAATCCAGCCCCTGCTGCTGGGCGATGCCGGCCGCACCATGGCGGCGTCGCGTGCGCTGTTCGAGCGCGGCTACTGGGTGGCCGGCATTCGTCCCCCCACCGTGCCCGCCGGCACCAGCCGCCTGCGCCTGACGCTGTCCGCCGCGCACACCCGCGAGCAGATCGAGGGCGTGCTCGACGCGCTCCACGCAGTGCTGGCACCGCAGGCCGAGCCGGCGTGA